One genomic region from Lycorma delicatula isolate Av1 chromosome 1, ASM4794821v1, whole genome shotgun sequence encodes:
- the LOC142329353 gene encoding trehalose transporter 1-like protein yields MNPDNIENNSKKKDDHKCSFKSHVTDFKQQWNNLPAAGTSDSVLKLRSRQVLAATGPFFSTLAIGMTSGFSAVLLPQLMETKSIIKITNDQSSWIASIAVLPMIIGCILSGFIMEKFGRRPTQRAFNILFIIGWILISCSNTFEVLCIGRSITGLCVGLFSPLLLVYVAEISDPHFRGVLLATNPLAISVGVLLSHLLGTFFYWKTTASVCATFPLIAFIILLFAPESPSWLILKGHKNQGEQTFRKLRGFSPEASIELKSMLENESSEDQRTNSNNTILCKSFLRPLFIMLVFFVIQQWSGVNAVIYYSVFILSTTSSNVNEYLSTAIIDILRVFMSTVTCILLKKFNRRSLALFSSISTGISLLCLTISLKFAPPEYSWITLPFMAAYVCFICTGTVPLPWILTGEMFPSHVREIGSGCCTCFAFLMFFTVVKTSPLLFKELGAGNVFLLFALVALFGSVFIFFFLPETKNRSLHDIEQNKLGNKEESVIQSSERL; encoded by the exons ATGAACCCTgacaatatagaaaataattcaaaaaaaaaagacgaTCACAAGTGTTCCTTTAAAAGTCATGTTACTGATTTCAAACAACAGTGGAATAACCTACCAGCAGCAGGAACATCTGATAGTGTATTAAAACTAAGATCAAGACAG GTTTTAGCTGCTACTGGGCCATTTTTTTCTACACTGGCTATAGGTATGACATCAGGTTTCTCAGCAGTCCTATTACCCCAACTAATggaaacaaaatcaataataaaaattacaaatgatcaATCATCGTGGATTG CTAGTATAGCCGTGCTGCCAATGATCATTGGATGTATTTTGAGTGGATTCATCATGGAAAAATTTGGACGTCGACCTACTCAGAGagcatttaacatattatttataataggctGGATTTTGATAAGTTGTTCTAATACTTTTGAAGTATTATGCATTGGTCGTTCGATTACAGGACTATGTGTAGGATTATTCAGTCCATTATTACTTGTATATGTAGCTGAAATATCTGACCCACATTTCAGAGGTGTATTATTAGCAACAAATCCCCTAGCTATCTCAGTAGGAGTATTATTATCACATTTGCTTGGCACATTTTTTTACTGGAAAACAACAGCTTCAGTATGTGCTACATTTCCTTTAATAgctttcataattttgttatttgctccAGAGTCACCATCTTGGCTAATTTTAAAAGGGCATAAAAATCAAGGAGAGCAAACATTTCGAAAATTACGAGGATTTTCACCAGAAGCTTCCATTGAGCTAAAATCCATGCTAGAAAATGAAAGTTCAGAAGATCAAAGAACAAAttctaataatactattttatgtaaatcatttCTTAGGCCACTTTTCATTATGCTggtattttttgtaatacaacaATGGAGTGGTGTCAATGcagtaatttattattcagtttttattcttTCCACTACATCTTCgaatgtaaatgaatatttatccACAGCTATAATTGACATTTTAAGGGTTTTCATGTCAACTGTTACttgtattctattaaaaaaatttaatcggcGATCACTTGCTCTGTTCTCTTCAATATCAACTGGTATCTCCTTGCTTTGtcttacaatttcattaaaatttgctCCACCAGAATATTCTTGGATAACACTACCATTTATGGCAGCGTATGTTTGCTTTATCTGCACAGGAACTGTTCCACTTCCATGGATTTTAACAGGAGAg ATGTTTCCAAGCCATGTAAGAGAAATTGGAAGTGGTTGTTGTACTTGCTTCGCCTTCTTAATGTTCTTCACCGTTGTAAAGACCAGCCCCCTACTATTTAAAGAACTAGGAGCAggaaatgtatttcttttatttgcatTAGTTGCATTATTTGgatcagtgtttatttttttctttcttccagaAACAAAGAATAGGTCACTTCATGATATAGAACAGAATAAATTAGGAAACAAAGAAGAATCAGTAATACAAAGCAGTGAAcgtttataa